The Terriglobus sp. RCC_193 genome contains a region encoding:
- the rpsT gene encoding 30S ribosomal protein S20, with translation MANHVSSLKRSKQTIAKTAVNRSNKTKLRGSLRQLREAIQKGDAKTATEQYRATVSILDKSVQKGVLHDNTASRYKSRLNARVKALATKAA, from the coding sequence ATGGCAAATCACGTATCGTCCCTGAAGCGCTCCAAGCAGACCATTGCAAAGACCGCCGTCAATCGCTCCAACAAGACCAAACTGCGTGGTTCGCTGCGCCAGCTGCGCGAGGCCATCCAGAAGGGTGATGCCAAGACTGCCACCGAGCAGTACCGCGCCACCGTCTCCATCCTGGACAAGAGCGTCCAGAAGGGCGTGCTGCACGACAACACCGCATCGCGTTACAAGAGCCGACTGAACGCTCGCGTGAAGGCTCTGGCCACCAAGGCCGCGTAA